Proteins co-encoded in one Halorussus vallis genomic window:
- a CDS encoding polysaccharide deacetylase family protein — MPEDLDTRSADAAFADADATDALADEDAEFALLLTHDVDRPYKTGQSLYYALADRDPRHLRSLLPDHNPWWQFEEIMKLEADLGVRSSFYFLRERHALERAPGDWVDPFYWVETLGRYDVGNAEMVDLLQRLDRGGWEVGLHGSFDSYDDPARLRMEKSALETALGRGVTGGRHHHLRHTPETWKHHREMGLRYDASPGSSSEFGFARYQPFRPFGDEFVVFPLTLMEIALPDPGESFEAAWRECESLLEEAAENDAVMSILWHPRMFYEVDFPGYRELYRRIIERALEMGAWVGPPADFYDLLDHPEGNDRGRTSPTAKRERGLAGDSVGDREAVADGGETEEAGEENSEESSSPAAPDETADKAGLRGRQAEDNKVQTDDTRESTG; from the coding sequence ATGCCTGAAGACCTCGACACCCGGTCGGCCGACGCCGCGTTCGCCGACGCCGACGCGACCGACGCGCTCGCCGACGAGGACGCCGAGTTCGCGCTGTTGCTCACCCACGACGTCGACCGGCCGTACAAGACCGGCCAGTCGCTGTACTACGCGCTCGCCGACCGCGACCCCAGACACCTCCGGAGCCTGCTGCCAGACCACAACCCGTGGTGGCAGTTCGAGGAGATAATGAAACTCGAAGCCGACCTCGGGGTCCGGTCGTCGTTCTACTTCCTGCGCGAACGGCACGCGCTCGAACGCGCGCCCGGCGACTGGGTCGACCCCTTCTACTGGGTCGAGACGCTGGGTCGGTACGACGTCGGGAACGCCGAGATGGTCGACCTGCTGCAGCGACTCGACCGGGGCGGCTGGGAGGTCGGCCTCCACGGGTCGTTCGACTCCTACGACGACCCGGCCCGCCTCCGGATGGAGAAGTCGGCGCTCGAAACCGCGCTCGGTCGCGGCGTGACCGGGGGCCGCCACCACCACCTCCGACACACCCCCGAGACGTGGAAGCACCACCGCGAGATGGGTCTGCGCTACGATGCGAGTCCGGGGTCGTCGAGCGAGTTCGGTTTCGCGCGTTACCAGCCGTTCCGTCCCTTCGGCGACGAGTTCGTGGTCTTTCCACTGACGCTGATGGAGATCGCGCTCCCGGACCCCGGCGAGTCCTTCGAGGCGGCGTGGCGCGAGTGCGAGTCGCTGCTCGAAGAGGCCGCCGAGAACGACGCCGTGATGTCGATCCTCTGGCACCCGCGGATGTTCTACGAGGTCGACTTCCCCGGCTACCGGGAACTCTACCGCCGAATCATCGAGCGCGCCCTGGAGATGGGCGCGTGGGTCGGCCCGCCTGCAGACTTCTACGACCTGCTGGACCACCCCGAGGGTAACGACCGGGGACGGACGTCCCCGACCGCGAAGCGCGAGCGGGGCCTCGCCGGCGACTCGGTCGGCGACCGCGAGGCGGTCGCCGACGGGGGCGAAACCGAGGAGGCCGGAGAGGAGAACTCCGAGGAGTCCTCCTCTCCGGCTGCACCGGACGAGACGGCCGACAAGGCGGGCCTACGCGGCCGACAAGCGGAGGATAACAAAGTGCAAACCGACGATACCAGAGAATCAACAGGATGA
- a CDS encoding glycosyltransferase family 2 protein: MYSEKSVAVVVPAYNEKGLVGGVIDTIPSFVDRVYVVDDRSTDGTWAEIREHAERRNAEVGARSHAGVRSPAGERASADGHGSDDASGGERAGGGSTRPAASAQLDGGRYVVPIRREENGGVGAAIKTGYRRAAADGMDVVAVMAGDGQMDPDALDRLVAPVADGRVDYAKGNRLQSRRDRGSMSNFRYFGNTLLTGLTKVASGYWRISDPQNGYTAISREAIEAIDLDSAYDRYGFANDVLIRLNVAGMRVADVPTPSRYGNETSHIDLKSFVPRLSALLATGFLRRVTETYVRRGASPVAALFGVGVLASVVGTLGAVRNRLSGEDGSGLRTALAGLCSLGLAGLLDMNRSEPLQLELDDESPSQKRPRAPEADE; encoded by the coding sequence ATGTACTCCGAGAAATCTGTCGCCGTCGTGGTCCCGGCCTACAACGAGAAGGGACTCGTCGGCGGTGTAATCGACACGATTCCGTCGTTCGTCGACCGCGTCTACGTGGTAGACGACCGGTCGACGGACGGCACCTGGGCCGAGATACGGGAACACGCCGAACGACGAAACGCCGAGGTCGGCGCGCGCTCGCACGCGGGGGTGCGTTCTCCTGCGGGGGAGCGCGCTTCCGCCGACGGGCATGGCTCCGACGACGCGTCCGGAGGAGAACGCGCCGGCGGCGGGTCGACGCGACCCGCCGCGTCGGCGCAACTGGACGGCGGTCGGTACGTCGTCCCGATTCGCCGCGAGGAGAACGGCGGCGTCGGGGCGGCCATCAAGACCGGCTACCGCCGGGCCGCGGCCGACGGGATGGACGTGGTCGCGGTGATGGCCGGCGACGGTCAGATGGACCCCGACGCGCTTGACCGACTCGTCGCGCCCGTCGCCGACGGGCGCGTCGACTACGCGAAGGGCAACCGCCTCCAGTCGCGGCGCGACCGCGGCAGCATGTCCAACTTCCGGTACTTCGGCAACACCCTGTTGACCGGCCTGACGAAGGTAGCGAGCGGTTACTGGCGGATTTCGGACCCGCAGAACGGCTACACGGCCATCTCCCGCGAGGCCATCGAGGCCATCGACCTCGATTCGGCCTACGACCGGTACGGCTTCGCCAACGACGTGCTCATCCGCCTCAACGTGGCGGGGATGCGCGTCGCAGACGTGCCGACGCCCTCGCGGTATGGCAACGAGACGAGCCACATCGATCTCAAGTCGTTCGTGCCGCGGCTGTCGGCGCTGCTGGCGACCGGGTTCCTCCGTCGAGTGACCGAAACGTACGTGCGGCGGGGTGCGAGCCCCGTCGCGGCGCTGTTCGGCGTCGGCGTCCTGGCCTCGGTGGTCGGGACGCTCGGCGCGGTCCGGAACCGCCTGTCCGGCGAGGACGGTTCCGGACTTCGAACCGCGCTGGCGGGCCTGTGCTCGCTCGGACTCGCCGGACTACTCGATATGAACCGAAGTGAACCGCTCCAACTCGAACTCGACGACGAATCGCCCTCCCAGAAACGCCCGCGAGCGCCGGAGGCAGACGAATGA
- a CDS encoding nucleotide sugar dehydrogenase — protein MSLQEVGRLYGSDAPEADQRTAFRTGQIPVAVYGLGKMGLPLAAVYAETCGNVVGADVDPDVVETVNAGDCHVKREPGLADAVAETVESGALRATDSPAEAASEAAVHVVIVPTPITEEKAADLSILQSVARDIGSGLDRGDLVVVECTVPPRTCADTLYPLLAEEAGHEEFGLAFCPERTSSGRALEDIRGAYPKVVGGVDDESTRVAELVYDDITDNEVLTVSDATTAEAVKVFEGLYRDVNIALANELATMTDEMGVDVNEAIETANTQPFCDIHDPGPGVGGHCIPYYPYFVIDEFDTDSRLLETARAVNDDMPTFTVETLARELDAEGTPVSEATVAVLGLTYRPGVEETRASPAIGISAGLSELGAEVLGVDPMLDDADEFDAEKVELESLYERDIDAAVLVTPHEDFERIEWNRFDPLAVVDGRGTLDLGDTAHRVYTIGSG, from the coding sequence GTGAGCCTCCAGGAAGTGGGCCGACTCTACGGGAGCGACGCCCCCGAAGCCGACCAGCGAACCGCGTTCCGCACCGGCCAGATTCCGGTCGCGGTGTACGGCCTCGGCAAGATGGGCCTGCCGCTGGCGGCGGTGTACGCAGAAACCTGCGGCAACGTGGTCGGCGCCGACGTCGACCCCGACGTGGTCGAGACCGTCAACGCCGGCGACTGCCACGTCAAGCGCGAACCCGGCCTGGCCGATGCGGTCGCCGAAACCGTCGAGTCGGGCGCGCTCCGCGCGACCGACTCGCCCGCCGAGGCCGCTTCCGAGGCCGCGGTCCACGTCGTCATCGTGCCGACGCCCATCACCGAGGAGAAGGCCGCCGACCTCTCCATCCTGCAGTCGGTCGCCCGCGACATCGGGTCGGGACTCGACCGCGGCGACCTGGTGGTCGTCGAGTGCACCGTCCCGCCCCGGACCTGCGCGGACACCCTCTACCCGCTACTCGCCGAGGAAGCGGGCCACGAGGAGTTCGGCCTGGCGTTCTGCCCCGAACGGACCTCCAGCGGTCGCGCGCTCGAGGACATCCGGGGCGCGTACCCGAAGGTGGTCGGCGGGGTCGACGACGAGTCGACTCGGGTCGCCGAACTCGTCTACGACGACATCACCGACAACGAGGTGCTGACCGTCTCGGACGCCACGACCGCGGAGGCGGTGAAGGTGTTCGAGGGCCTCTACCGCGACGTCAACATCGCGCTGGCGAACGAACTGGCGACGATGACCGACGAGATGGGCGTCGACGTCAACGAGGCCATCGAGACGGCCAACACCCAGCCCTTCTGCGACATCCACGACCCCGGGCCGGGCGTCGGGGGCCACTGCATCCCCTACTACCCCTACTTCGTCATCGACGAGTTCGACACAGACTCGCGGTTGCTCGAGACCGCCCGCGCGGTCAACGACGACATGCCGACGTTCACGGTCGAGACGCTTGCGCGGGAACTCGACGCCGAGGGGACGCCGGTTTCCGAGGCGACCGTCGCGGTGCTGGGTCTGACCTACCGGCCCGGCGTCGAGGAGACGCGGGCCTCGCCCGCAATCGGCATCTCGGCGGGACTGTCCGAACTCGGCGCGGAGGTGCTGGGCGTCGACCCGATGCTCGACGACGCCGACGAGTTCGACGCCGAGAAGGTCGAGTTGGAATCGCTCTACGAACGAGATATTGACGCCGCGGTGCTGGTGACGCCCCACGAGGACTTCGAGCGAATCGAGTGGAATCGGTTCGACCCGCTGGCCGTCGTCGACGGCCGCGGGACCCTCGACCTCGGGGACACCGCCCACCGCGTCTACACCATCGGTAGCGGATAG
- the wecB gene encoding non-hydrolyzing UDP-N-acetylglucosamine 2-epimerase, protein MKVLTVVGARPQFIKAAAVSRELRERHEEVLVHTGQHYDQEMSDVFFDELGIPEPDVNLGVGSDDHGAQTAEMLVGLEEQIAAEDPDAVLVYGDTNSTLAAAVAASKMDTALAHVEAGLRSYNREMPEEINRVLTDHASDLLFAPSRRAVDNLEAEGVQAGVHMTGDVMYDAVLWARDRAEEHSTVLDDFGVEAGEFVLATVHRAANTDDPERLAAIFDALADDPREVVLPAHPRTVSKLEEYGMYEDAEEKLTLTDPVGYLDFVRLQDAADVVATDSGGVQKEAFFLDTPCVTMREETEWRETVEAEWNTLVGADGEAIRRALSSAERPADKPTPYGDGTAAATITGLLDDA, encoded by the coding sequence ATGAAGGTGCTGACGGTCGTCGGCGCCCGCCCGCAGTTCATCAAGGCCGCGGCGGTCTCCCGAGAACTGCGCGAGCGCCACGAGGAGGTGCTGGTCCACACCGGCCAGCACTACGACCAGGAGATGTCCGACGTGTTCTTCGACGAACTCGGCATCCCCGAACCCGACGTCAACCTCGGGGTCGGCTCTGACGACCACGGCGCCCAGACCGCCGAGATGCTCGTCGGCCTCGAAGAGCAGATCGCCGCGGAGGACCCCGACGCGGTGCTGGTCTACGGCGACACCAACTCCACGCTCGCGGCCGCCGTCGCCGCCTCGAAGATGGACACCGCGCTGGCCCACGTCGAGGCGGGCCTGCGGAGCTACAACCGCGAGATGCCCGAGGAGATAAACCGGGTGTTGACCGACCACGCCTCCGACCTGCTCTTCGCGCCCTCCCGGCGCGCGGTCGACAACCTCGAAGCCGAGGGCGTCCAGGCGGGCGTTCACATGACCGGCGACGTGATGTACGACGCCGTGCTGTGGGCGCGCGACCGGGCCGAAGAGCACTCGACCGTGCTCGACGACTTCGGGGTCGAGGCGGGCGAGTTCGTCCTGGCGACGGTCCACCGCGCGGCCAACACCGACGACCCCGAGCGCCTGGCGGCCATCTTCGACGCGCTCGCCGACGACCCCCGCGAAGTCGTGCTCCCGGCCCACCCGCGGACCGTCTCGAAGTTGGAGGAGTACGGCATGTACGAGGACGCCGAGGAGAAGTTGACGCTCACCGACCCGGTGGGCTACCTCGACTTCGTGCGCCTCCAGGACGCCGCCGACGTGGTCGCCACCGACTCGGGCGGCGTCCAGAAGGAGGCGTTCTTCCTCGACACGCCCTGCGTGACGATGCGCGAGGAGACCGAGTGGCGCGAGACGGTCGAGGCGGAATGGAACACGCTGGTCGGCGCCGACGGCGAGGCGATCCGCCGGGCGCTGTCCAGCGCGGAACGCCCCGCCGACAAGCCCACGCCCTACGGCGACGGCACCGCCGCGGCGACCATCACGGGTCTGCTCGACGATGCCTGA